A portion of the Pseudarthrobacter defluvii genome contains these proteins:
- the purM gene encoding phosphoribosylformylglycinamidine cyclo-ligase → MTSANTTAENSGITYASAGVDVEAGDRAVELMKDAVKATHNSSVIGGVGGFAGLYDVSRLLTYEKPLLATSTDGVGTKVAIAQAMDIHDTIGFDLVGMVVDDIVVVGAEPLYMTDYIACGKVVPERIAGIVRGIASACSVAGTALVGGETAEHPGLLGEHEYDVAGAATGVVEADALLGPDRVRAGDVVIGMASSGLHSNGYSLVRRVINHAGWALDRQVSELGRTLGEELLEPTRVYAADCLDLARTFPVNAGAAIHGFSHVTGGGLAANLARVLPQGLVATVDRATWELPAIFKLVSELGNVPLADLERTLNLGVGMVAIVSAEAADAAVGRLNERGLPSWIMGTVAADSGSIDKSGPDYVQGAKGVDGGAVRLVNAYA, encoded by the coding sequence ATGACTTCCGCTAACACCACCGCAGAAAACTCCGGCATCACCTACGCCTCCGCAGGTGTGGACGTCGAAGCCGGGGACCGCGCCGTCGAGCTCATGAAGGATGCCGTGAAGGCAACCCACAACTCCTCGGTGATCGGCGGGGTGGGCGGATTCGCGGGCCTCTACGACGTCTCCAGGCTGCTGACCTACGAGAAGCCGCTGCTGGCGACCTCCACCGATGGTGTGGGGACCAAGGTGGCCATCGCGCAGGCCATGGACATCCACGACACCATCGGGTTCGACCTGGTGGGCATGGTGGTGGACGACATCGTTGTGGTGGGCGCCGAACCGCTGTACATGACCGACTACATCGCCTGCGGCAAGGTGGTCCCCGAGCGCATCGCGGGCATCGTCCGCGGCATCGCCTCCGCCTGCTCGGTGGCCGGCACCGCCCTGGTGGGCGGCGAGACCGCCGAGCACCCCGGCCTGCTGGGCGAGCATGAATACGATGTTGCCGGGGCAGCCACCGGCGTGGTGGAAGCCGATGCGCTGCTGGGCCCGGACCGCGTACGCGCCGGGGACGTTGTGATTGGCATGGCCTCATCCGGCCTCCACTCCAACGGCTACTCCCTGGTCCGCCGCGTCATCAACCACGCCGGCTGGGCCCTGGACCGCCAGGTCTCCGAACTGGGCCGCACCCTGGGTGAAGAACTCCTGGAACCGACGCGCGTTTACGCGGCCGATTGCCTCGACCTCGCCCGCACCTTCCCCGTAAACGCCGGCGCAGCCATCCATGGCTTCAGCCACGTCACCGGCGGCGGCCTGGCCGCCAACCTGGCCCGCGTCCTCCCGCAGGGCCTGGTGGCAACAGTTGACCGCGCCACGTGGGAACTGCCGGCCATCTTCAAGCTGGTGTCCGAGCTGGGCAACGTCCCGCTCGCGGACCTGGAGCGCACGCTGAACCTCGGCGTGGGCATGGTGGCCATTGTTTCCGCCGAAGCTGCGGATGCCGCCGTTGGCCGCCTCAACGAGCGCGGGCTGCCGTCTTGGATCATGGGCACCGTCGCTGCGGACTCCGGCTCGATCGACAAGTCCGGCCCGGATTACGTGCAGGGCGCCAAGGGCGTGGACGGCGGCGCGGTCCGCCTGGTCAACGCCTACGCCTAA
- a CDS encoding VOC family protein: MPKVEGYRHGEPCWADLQTPDVAAAKDFYGRIFGWTYQDFPTPDGRSYAQAFVGGELVSTIAPQSPLQLEAGTAARWNIYFSAKDAADVLEEARHAGGTALFGPESVGDTGVIGFLAPPGGGTTGIWQPGTHYGSHVFNQPGALAWAELFTPETPVAVGFFQQLFGHEVTEYPQDDGGSYSTLLIDGSEVAGVVPADEGEQADWQVYFGVADVAGAAAEAQAAGGEVIVEPDEYPVDGSLATIRDPQGGVLNLIQIA; encoded by the coding sequence ATGCCAAAAGTTGAGGGATACCGTCACGGCGAGCCCTGCTGGGCGGATCTGCAGACCCCCGATGTTGCCGCCGCCAAAGACTTCTACGGCCGCATATTCGGCTGGACCTACCAGGACTTTCCCACTCCGGACGGCCGCAGTTACGCCCAGGCCTTCGTCGGCGGCGAGCTGGTGTCCACGATCGCGCCGCAAAGCCCCCTGCAACTGGAAGCAGGCACTGCCGCCAGGTGGAACATCTACTTCTCCGCCAAGGACGCCGCGGACGTGCTGGAAGAAGCGCGCCACGCCGGCGGTACTGCCCTGTTCGGCCCGGAGAGCGTAGGCGATACGGGAGTAATTGGCTTCCTGGCCCCTCCCGGCGGCGGAACCACGGGCATCTGGCAGCCCGGAACGCACTACGGAAGCCACGTGTTCAACCAGCCCGGTGCGCTGGCGTGGGCGGAACTGTTCACACCAGAGACGCCTGTCGCCGTCGGTTTCTTCCAGCAGCTGTTCGGGCACGAGGTCACCGAGTACCCCCAGGACGACGGCGGCAGCTACAGCACGCTGCTCATCGACGGCAGCGAGGTGGCTGGCGTCGTACCTGCCGACGAAGGCGAGCAGGCCGACTGGCAGGTCTACTTTGGCGTGGCGGACGTTGCCGGGGCGGCAGCGGAGGCCCAGGCAGCGGGCGGCGAAGTCATCGTGGAGCCGGACGAATACCCTGTCGACGGCTCACTGGCCACGATCAGGGACCCGCAGGGCGGAGTGCTCAACCTGATCCAGATCGCTTAA
- a CDS encoding alpha/beta fold hydrolase, producing MAGFLDIDGHPTWVEDRGGAGVPLLLLHGGLSNSDALLNTLGAGLSSHYRVIAFDRRGHGYTADTDADFHYDDMARETISVLETVVGGPAHLVGWSDGGIVALLVALARPDLVKKMVVISANYDVDGVQQVEMDPDSPVFQELGRAYAERSPDGPGHFEEVARKAMQLISSEPSLKTSQISRIQQAVLVTVGDDDIVTLPHAISLYEALPNGQLAVVPGTSHGLPMERPATLTSLILPFLEEDGPPKTLMPVRRARMSGGNGERTRGDMPETGMPQRAS from the coding sequence ATGGCCGGCTTCCTCGACATTGACGGGCACCCGACGTGGGTGGAAGACCGGGGTGGTGCGGGCGTTCCGCTGCTCCTGCTTCACGGTGGCCTCAGCAACAGCGACGCCCTCCTCAACACGCTCGGGGCGGGGCTGTCGAGCCACTACCGCGTTATCGCGTTCGACCGCCGCGGACACGGATATACGGCGGATACTGATGCGGACTTCCACTACGACGATATGGCCCGGGAGACGATCAGCGTCCTCGAAACAGTCGTGGGCGGGCCCGCGCATTTGGTTGGCTGGAGCGACGGCGGCATTGTCGCCCTCCTGGTGGCGCTCGCGAGGCCGGACCTGGTGAAAAAAATGGTTGTCATCAGCGCGAACTACGACGTGGACGGCGTTCAGCAAGTGGAAATGGACCCGGATTCGCCGGTCTTCCAAGAGCTTGGCCGGGCCTACGCCGAGCGTTCTCCTGATGGACCCGGGCACTTTGAGGAAGTAGCCCGGAAAGCCATGCAGTTGATCAGCAGCGAGCCGTCACTCAAGACATCCCAGATCTCGCGGATCCAACAGGCGGTGCTGGTGACTGTCGGGGACGACGACATTGTTACCCTGCCCCACGCCATTTCGTTGTATGAGGCACTGCCGAACGGACAGCTGGCGGTGGTTCCCGGCACGTCCCACGGCCTGCCGATGGAACGGCCCGCTACGCTTACCAGCCTTATCCTTCCGTTCCTGGAAGAGGATGGGCCGCCCAAGACCCTCATGCCTGTCAGGCGGGCCCGCATGTCAGGCGGGAACGGCGAAAGGACCCGTGGGGACATGCCGGAAACAGGCATGCCTCAACGGGCCTCTTGA
- a CDS encoding DUF3073 domain-containing protein, with amino-acid sequence MGRGRQKAKATKQARDIKYYSPNTDYSALQRELTGPASRSTSRYSNEPVEPDYSAYVDKYADDLDDDDDEVDHRRIG; translated from the coding sequence ATGGGGCGCGGCCGTCAAAAGGCAAAAGCTACCAAGCAGGCTCGGGACATCAAGTACTACTCCCCGAACACTGACTACTCGGCACTTCAGCGTGAGCTGACGGGCCCTGCCAGTCGTTCAACGAGCCGATATTCGAATGAGCCGGTCGAACCGGATTATTCGGCTTATGTGGACAAGTACGCGGATGATTTGGATGACGATGACGACGAGGTAGACCACCGTCGCATCGGCTAG
- a CDS encoding septum formation family protein, with amino-acid sequence MNQQDLPPKPSSPPRTGNLPKVPGGNGTSAPAPESVTWSQPRHEPAPERHTNRRPAYWKVFFAVVILAVAGSLVWLAMWLNSSSGTQAPKAAAPGVLQTAVTPPASPQPLPREGVAPAAYAVGDCFKDFDPQALTSTVVPCDTPHSSQLVATLRYPDDGDYPGADPLKAKALEVCQAAKLSPAAKQFPLNYQRSYPSSTSWGSGDRRVDCYVAADGGNVINASVLP; translated from the coding sequence GTGAACCAGCAGGACCTTCCGCCGAAACCCTCCTCGCCGCCACGCACCGGAAACCTGCCGAAAGTCCCCGGCGGGAACGGCACTTCGGCCCCCGCCCCGGAATCCGTCACCTGGTCCCAACCGCGCCACGAGCCCGCCCCGGAGAGGCACACCAACAGGCGGCCCGCGTACTGGAAGGTGTTTTTCGCCGTCGTGATCCTGGCTGTTGCGGGCTCGCTGGTGTGGCTTGCCATGTGGCTGAACTCCTCGTCGGGCACCCAGGCGCCGAAAGCTGCTGCGCCGGGCGTACTGCAGACTGCCGTCACTCCGCCCGCCAGCCCCCAGCCCCTCCCCCGGGAAGGGGTGGCGCCGGCAGCGTACGCCGTCGGTGATTGCTTCAAGGACTTCGACCCCCAGGCGCTGACGTCCACGGTGGTGCCGTGCGATACGCCCCATTCGTCCCAGCTGGTTGCCACCCTCCGATACCCGGACGACGGCGACTACCCCGGCGCTGACCCGCTCAAGGCCAAGGCGCTGGAGGTTTGCCAGGCAGCAAAGCTCAGCCCGGCGGCCAAGCAGTTCCCACTCAACTACCAGCGCAGCTACCCCAGCAGCACCAGCTGGGGATCAGGCGACCGGCGGGTGGACTGCTACGTCGCGGCCGACGGCGGCAACGTGATCAACGCAAGCGTGCTGCCCTGA
- the clpB gene encoding ATP-dependent chaperone ClpB, with the protein MDVKFTTKSQEALSAAAMNASTAGNPQVEPAHLLKALMDQREGVAVALLRATGADPDAVSVQASSAIKALPATSGGSSQQAQLSRPALQAIQQAKEEADRLGDSFVSTEVLLVGLSAGNDAAARLLRDAGASREALLAALPGIRNDRKVDSPDPENTFQALEKYGTDLTAMARAGKLDPVIGRDSEIRRVVQVLSRRTKNNPVLIGEPGVGKTAVVEGLAQRMVAGDVPESLRGKTLISLDLGSMVAGAKYRGEFEERLKAVLEEIKGSDGQIVTFIDEIHTVVGAGATGDSSMDAGNMLKPMLARGELRLIGATTLDEYRENIEKDAALERRFQQVYVGEPSVEDTIGILRGLKERYEAHHKVSIADSALVAAATLSNRYISGRQLPDKAIDLVDEAASRLRMEIDSAPEEIDQLRRQVDRLTMEELALSGESDPASIERLAALRADKADKEEELSALNARWEAEKAGLNRVGDLKAKLDELRSAADKAQREGDLETASRILYGEIPALERELNAAAEAEAAVTDKPAQMVAEEVTAEDIAEVISAWTGIPAGRMLQGESQKLLHMEEELGRRLIGQAKAVQAVSDSVRRARAGISDPNRPTGSFLFLGPTGVGKTELAKALADFLFDDERAMVRIDMSEYSEKHSVARLVGAPPGYVGYEEGGQLTEAVRRRPYSVVLLDEVEKAHPEVFDILLQVLDDGRLTDGQGRTVDFRNVILVLTSNLGSQFLVDQSLNAEAKRNAVMATVNASFKPEFLNRLDEVVLFDALTVEELAHIVELHVAELGRRLHERRLTLDVTDGAKAWLALSGYDPAYGARPLRRLVQREIGDRLAKAILAGEISDGDTVLVDTAPDFGELTESSVDTLTGARSSGLSVRRKD; encoded by the coding sequence TTGGACGTCAAATTCACCACCAAGAGCCAGGAGGCTCTTTCCGCCGCGGCAATGAACGCCTCGACGGCCGGCAACCCGCAGGTGGAACCGGCCCACCTCCTCAAGGCGCTGATGGACCAGCGGGAGGGCGTGGCCGTCGCCCTGCTCCGCGCCACCGGCGCCGACCCCGATGCCGTCAGCGTCCAGGCCAGCAGCGCGATCAAGGCCCTGCCCGCCACGTCCGGAGGCTCCAGCCAGCAGGCACAGCTGTCCCGGCCCGCCCTGCAGGCCATCCAGCAGGCCAAGGAGGAAGCTGACCGGCTGGGCGACAGCTTTGTGTCCACCGAAGTGCTCCTGGTAGGCCTGTCCGCCGGCAATGATGCCGCTGCCCGCCTGCTGCGCGACGCCGGCGCTTCCCGCGAAGCCCTGCTCGCCGCGCTGCCCGGTATCCGCAATGACCGCAAGGTGGACAGCCCGGACCCGGAGAACACCTTCCAGGCGCTTGAGAAGTACGGCACGGACCTCACTGCCATGGCCCGGGCAGGCAAGCTGGACCCCGTGATCGGCCGCGACTCGGAGATCCGGCGCGTGGTCCAGGTCCTGTCCCGGCGCACCAAGAACAACCCGGTGCTCATCGGTGAGCCCGGCGTGGGCAAGACCGCCGTGGTGGAAGGTCTGGCGCAGCGGATGGTGGCCGGGGACGTCCCGGAAAGCCTGCGCGGCAAGACCCTGATCTCCCTGGATTTGGGCTCCATGGTTGCCGGTGCCAAGTACCGCGGAGAGTTTGAAGAACGGCTGAAGGCGGTCCTGGAGGAAATCAAGGGCTCCGATGGCCAGATCGTCACCTTCATTGACGAGATCCATACCGTGGTGGGGGCAGGGGCCACCGGCGACTCCTCCATGGACGCCGGCAATATGCTCAAGCCAATGCTGGCCCGCGGCGAGCTGCGGCTTATCGGGGCCACCACCCTTGACGAGTACCGCGAGAACATCGAGAAGGACGCCGCCCTGGAACGCCGCTTCCAGCAGGTGTATGTGGGCGAGCCCAGCGTGGAGGACACCATTGGCATCCTCCGCGGCCTGAAGGAACGCTACGAGGCGCACCACAAGGTGTCCATCGCCGACTCTGCCCTGGTGGCGGCGGCCACGCTGTCCAACCGCTACATCTCCGGCCGCCAGTTGCCGGACAAGGCCATCGACCTGGTGGATGAGGCAGCGTCCCGCCTCCGCATGGAAATCGACTCCGCCCCGGAGGAGATCGACCAGCTGCGCCGCCAGGTGGACCGCCTGACCATGGAGGAGCTGGCCTTGAGCGGGGAGTCGGATCCGGCGTCCATCGAGCGGCTGGCGGCCCTGCGTGCGGACAAAGCAGATAAGGAAGAGGAACTGTCCGCGCTGAATGCCCGGTGGGAAGCCGAGAAGGCCGGCCTCAACCGGGTGGGTGACCTGAAGGCGAAGCTGGATGAGCTGCGCTCCGCCGCCGACAAGGCCCAGCGCGAAGGTGACCTGGAGACGGCGTCGCGGATCCTCTATGGGGAGATCCCGGCCCTGGAGCGCGAGCTGAATGCCGCCGCCGAAGCCGAGGCTGCCGTGACGGACAAGCCGGCTCAGATGGTGGCGGAGGAAGTGACCGCGGAAGACATCGCCGAGGTCATCTCGGCGTGGACTGGCATCCCCGCCGGCCGCATGCTGCAGGGCGAAAGCCAGAAGCTGCTGCACATGGAGGAGGAACTGGGCCGGCGCCTGATCGGCCAGGCCAAGGCCGTGCAGGCAGTGTCCGACTCCGTCCGCCGCGCGCGGGCGGGCATCAGCGACCCCAACCGCCCCACCGGCTCGTTCCTGTTCCTGGGCCCCACCGGCGTGGGCAAGACGGAGCTGGCCAAGGCCCTGGCTGACTTCCTGTTCGACGACGAGCGCGCCATGGTGCGCATCGACATGTCCGAGTACAGCGAGAAGCACAGCGTTGCCCGCCTGGTCGGAGCGCCTCCGGGATACGTGGGCTACGAGGAAGGCGGCCAGCTCACCGAGGCCGTCCGCCGCCGCCCGTACTCCGTGGTGCTGCTGGACGAGGTGGAGAAGGCGCACCCCGAGGTGTTCGACATCCTCCTGCAGGTGCTCGACGACGGCCGCCTCACCGACGGGCAGGGCCGTACCGTGGACTTCCGCAACGTGATCCTGGTACTGACCTCCAACCTGGGCAGCCAGTTCCTGGTGGACCAATCGCTGAACGCCGAGGCCAAGCGCAACGCCGTGATGGCTACCGTGAACGCGTCCTTCAAGCCGGAGTTCCTGAACCGGCTCGACGAGGTGGTGCTCTTCGACGCCCTTACCGTGGAGGAACTGGCGCACATCGTGGAACTGCACGTGGCGGAACTGGGGCGGCGGCTGCACGAACGGCGGCTCACCCTCGACGTTACTGATGGCGCCAAGGCATGGCTGGCGCTGTCCGGCTACGACCCCGCCTACGGCGCCCGGCCGCTGCGCCGCCTGGTGCAGCGCGAGATCGGCGACCGGCTGGCCAAGGCCATCCTCGCCGGCGAGATCAGCGACGGCGACACCGTCCTGGTGGATACCGCGCCAGACTTCGGCGAACTCACCGAATCCAGCGTCGATACGCTGACCGGTGCCCGGAGCTCAGGGCTGTCGGTGCGTCGGAAGGACTAG
- a CDS encoding sulfate/molybdate ABC transporter ATP-binding protein has protein sequence MTLSFQAAVAGRGFDVALTVRPGETVAVMGPNGAGKSTLLAGIAGLLRPDSGRAELNGRTLFDLDGSRHTWSPPHNRGTALLAQEPLLFPHLSVLDNVAFGPRSAGVSRSEAKERALRLLVDVEADHLAARRPAELSGGQAQRVAVARALAADPALLLLDEPLAALDIHSAPLLRRLFKRVLAGRQAIIVTHDVLDALMLADRVVILEGGRIAEEGPTRTVLERPRSSFAAGLAGLNFVPGTLDGTGVRTDGGLRIAGHDDEPGQLPTPGGFGVAVFPPSAVSVFLTDAHGSPRNSFAVTITDLEPHGDQVRVRAGSLAADITPAASADLALVPGMTVHFVVKAAAVSVYGT, from the coding sequence GTGACGCTGTCCTTCCAGGCAGCCGTGGCCGGGCGGGGTTTCGACGTGGCCCTGACCGTCCGGCCGGGCGAAACCGTGGCCGTCATGGGGCCCAACGGCGCCGGCAAATCAACGCTGCTGGCCGGCATCGCCGGCCTGCTGCGGCCGGACAGTGGCAGGGCCGAACTCAACGGCAGGACCCTCTTCGACCTCGACGGATCCCGGCACACGTGGTCACCGCCGCACAACCGGGGCACGGCCCTGCTCGCCCAGGAACCCCTGCTCTTTCCCCACCTGAGCGTCCTGGACAATGTCGCCTTTGGTCCCCGGAGTGCCGGTGTGTCAAGGAGTGAAGCCAAGGAGCGGGCACTGCGCCTGCTGGTTGACGTTGAAGCGGACCATCTTGCCGCACGTCGTCCTGCCGAGCTCTCGGGCGGGCAGGCCCAGCGCGTCGCCGTGGCCCGGGCGCTCGCGGCCGACCCCGCCCTCCTCCTGCTCGACGAGCCGCTGGCCGCCCTGGACATCCACTCCGCGCCGCTGCTGCGCCGCCTGTTCAAGCGTGTCCTGGCCGGGCGGCAAGCCATCATCGTCACCCACGACGTGCTGGATGCGTTGATGCTCGCGGACCGCGTGGTGATCCTGGAGGGCGGCAGGATCGCGGAAGAAGGTCCAACCCGGACCGTGCTGGAGCGCCCGCGGAGTTCTTTCGCTGCCGGACTTGCCGGGCTGAACTTCGTTCCCGGCACCCTGGACGGAACCGGGGTCCGGACCGATGGCGGCCTCAGGATCGCCGGGCACGACGACGAACCCGGCCAACTGCCCACGCCGGGCGGTTTCGGCGTCGCGGTGTTTCCGCCGTCGGCCGTTTCCGTGTTCCTGACGGACGCCCATGGAAGCCCGCGGAACTCGTTTGCCGTCACCATCACCGACCTTGAGCCGCACGGCGACCAGGTCCGCGTCCGTGCCGGAAGCCTGGCCGCGGACATCACGCCGGCCGCCTCCGCCGACCTGGCCCTGGTTCCCGGCATGACGGTGCACTTCGTGGTGAAGGCTGCGGCCGTATCGGTGTACGGGACCTAG
- a CDS encoding ABC transporter permease: MSRQGEVARQQGRPEARPRTHPAGYSGIPAWVRALAAVAAVVVVLPLLAMVLRVDWANFIPLVTSGPSLTALGLSLRTSAASTVLCIVLGVPLALVLARDTFRLQGLLRSLVLLPLVLPPVVGGIALLYTFGRQGLLGRTLDVFGLQIAFSTTAVVLAQTFVALPFLVVSLEGALRTSGSRYEAVAATLGARPGTVFRRVTLPLVLPGLASGAVLSFARSLGEFGATLTFAGSLQGVTRTLPLEIYLQRETDPDAAVALSLVLVAVAVAVVALAYRRPAAGRAGPGQRTTAAAPAGGNAQ; the protein is encoded by the coding sequence GTGAGCCGGCAGGGGGAGGTGGCCCGGCAGCAAGGACGGCCTGAGGCGCGCCCGCGCACCCACCCAGCCGGGTACTCCGGCATCCCGGCCTGGGTGCGGGCGCTGGCAGCCGTGGCCGCCGTCGTCGTCGTGCTTCCGCTGCTGGCCATGGTGCTGCGCGTGGACTGGGCCAACTTCATTCCGCTGGTGACGTCCGGGCCGTCGCTGACGGCGCTGGGGCTGAGCCTGCGGACCTCTGCCGCCAGCACCGTGCTGTGCATCGTGCTGGGTGTGCCGCTGGCCCTGGTCCTGGCCCGGGATACCTTCCGCCTGCAGGGCCTGTTGCGCTCGCTGGTGCTCCTGCCGCTGGTGCTTCCCCCGGTGGTGGGCGGCATCGCCCTGCTCTATACCTTCGGCCGGCAGGGGCTGCTGGGACGGACCCTGGACGTGTTCGGTCTGCAGATTGCCTTCTCCACCACGGCGGTGGTCCTGGCGCAGACGTTCGTGGCGCTGCCCTTCCTGGTGGTGAGCCTGGAAGGCGCCTTACGGACCTCCGGATCCCGGTATGAGGCGGTGGCCGCGACCCTGGGCGCCAGGCCCGGCACCGTCTTCCGGCGCGTCACGCTGCCCCTCGTCCTGCCCGGCCTGGCGTCCGGTGCCGTCCTCTCCTTCGCGCGGAGCCTGGGCGAGTTCGGTGCCACGCTGACCTTCGCCGGCAGCCTGCAGGGGGTGACCCGCACCCTGCCGCTGGAGATCTACCTGCAGCGCGAAACGGACCCGGACGCCGCCGTCGCCCTGTCCCTGGTCCTGGTCGCCGTGGCCGTGGCGGTGGTTGCCCTCGCTTACCGCCGCCCGGCAGCAGGCCGCGCCGGGCCAGGGCAACGGACGACGGCGGCAGCCCCGGCAGGAGGGAACGCCCAGTGA
- the modA gene encoding molybdate ABC transporter substrate-binding protein: MSLRNMTIRMARFSTALLALGILLPAALSGCAAQGSAPDSSTGGTPSGTITVFAAASLKATFTELAHTFEAQHPGTKVTLSFAGSSDLAGQLSQGAPADVFASADTANMKKVQDAGLADGTPKEFATNTLAIAVPPGNPAGITSLQDLARPGIKLVTCARQVPCGAATAKVAQAAGLALSPVSEENAVTDVLGKVTSGEADAGLVYGTDIKAAGSSAKGIPFPEAGSAVNTYPIAGVATGRNKATAQAFLDLVTGPEGQKVLAAAGFGPPAQGAGSK, translated from the coding sequence ATGAGCCTGCGGAACATGACCATCCGGATGGCCCGGTTCTCCACCGCGCTGCTTGCCCTGGGCATCCTCCTGCCGGCCGCACTTAGCGGATGTGCCGCGCAGGGCAGTGCCCCCGACTCCAGCACCGGCGGCACGCCAAGCGGCACCATCACCGTTTTCGCCGCCGCCTCCCTCAAAGCCACCTTCACCGAGCTCGCCCACACTTTCGAAGCGCAACACCCGGGAACAAAGGTGACCCTGAGCTTCGCGGGATCCTCCGACCTCGCCGGCCAGCTCAGCCAGGGCGCCCCCGCTGACGTCTTCGCTTCCGCGGACACGGCCAACATGAAGAAAGTGCAGGACGCAGGCCTCGCGGACGGGACGCCGAAAGAGTTCGCCACCAACACCCTGGCCATCGCCGTACCTCCCGGCAACCCGGCGGGAATCACATCGCTGCAGGACCTGGCCCGGCCGGGCATCAAACTGGTCACCTGCGCCCGGCAGGTTCCATGCGGGGCCGCCACGGCCAAGGTGGCGCAGGCGGCGGGGCTAGCCTTGAGCCCGGTCAGCGAGGAAAACGCCGTCACCGATGTCCTGGGCAAGGTCACTTCCGGCGAGGCCGACGCCGGGCTGGTGTACGGCACGGACATCAAAGCCGCCGGCTCCAGCGCGAAAGGCATCCCGTTTCCGGAAGCCGGGAGTGCGGTCAACACCTACCCGATTGCCGGCGTTGCCACTGGCCGCAACAAGGCCACCGCCCAGGCCTTCCTGGACCTGGTCACCGGGCCGGAAGGCCAAAAGGTCCTGGCCGCCGCAGGATTCGGCCCGCCCGCCCAGGGCGCGGGCAGCAAGTGA
- a CDS encoding TOBE domain-containing protein, whose translation MALIRVSEAARFLGVSDDTVRRWTENGTLTPGRDSSGRLAVDGLELAAHAQKLAQLPDDPKGGSSSARNRFVGLVTNVITDKVMAQVELQCGPFRVVSLMSSEAVRELGLEPGAVATAVVKATTVIIEAPKGKATA comes from the coding sequence ATGGCCCTTATCCGCGTTTCCGAAGCTGCCCGGTTCCTCGGCGTGAGCGATGATACCGTCCGCCGCTGGACCGAGAACGGAACCCTCACCCCGGGCCGTGACAGTTCCGGCCGCCTCGCGGTCGACGGGCTGGAACTGGCGGCCCACGCGCAGAAGCTTGCCCAGCTCCCGGACGACCCCAAAGGCGGCAGCAGTTCCGCGCGGAACCGCTTCGTGGGCCTGGTGACCAACGTGATCACGGACAAGGTGATGGCCCAGGTGGAACTGCAGTGCGGACCCTTCCGGGTGGTGTCGTTGATGAGCAGCGAGGCGGTCCGCGAACTGGGTCTCGAACCGGGGGCCGTGGCCACCGCCGTCGTCAAGGCAACAACGGTCATTATCGAAGCCCCGAAGGGGAAGGCCACGGCATGA
- a CDS encoding DUF4031 domain-containing protein, with protein sequence MAIYIDPPLWPAHGTLFSHLVSDSSLAELHAFAAAAGIPKRAFDGDHYDVPERRFDELVAAGAVSVEARVLVRRLIASGLRIPARRRNKALKVPLLNRWEAIMPGHDALFLDLLDRWSEPHRHYHGCTHLLSVLEALDLLTEPDEAPRTVLLAAWFHDAVYRGAAGQDEEESARLAEKRLEEAGLPEEEVAETARLVRLTSDHRPEPGDGDGALLCDADLSILGGEPDEYARYVAAVRKDYAHIGDADFAAGRAAVVRQLLELDPLFHHRRARDLWLDAAHRNLESELA encoded by the coding sequence ATGGCCATCTACATTGACCCGCCGCTGTGGCCTGCACACGGAACCCTCTTTTCACACCTGGTCTCTGATTCGTCCCTGGCCGAGCTTCATGCCTTCGCTGCCGCCGCCGGGATCCCGAAACGGGCGTTCGACGGCGACCACTACGACGTGCCGGAGCGCCGCTTCGACGAGTTGGTGGCGGCTGGCGCGGTGTCCGTGGAGGCCAGGGTCCTGGTCCGCAGGCTCATCGCCAGCGGCCTGCGGATCCCTGCCCGCCGGCGAAACAAGGCGCTGAAGGTCCCGCTGCTGAACCGGTGGGAGGCCATCATGCCGGGCCATGATGCGCTGTTCCTGGACCTGCTGGACCGGTGGAGCGAGCCGCACCGCCACTACCACGGCTGCACGCATTTGCTCTCCGTGCTGGAGGCGCTGGACCTGCTCACCGAACCGGACGAGGCGCCGCGGACCGTGCTGCTGGCCGCCTGGTTCCACGACGCCGTGTACCGCGGGGCCGCCGGCCAGGATGAGGAGGAATCCGCACGGCTCGCCGAGAAACGCCTTGAGGAGGCCGGGCTGCCGGAGGAAGAGGTGGCGGAAACGGCGCGGCTGGTCCGGCTCACATCCGACCACCGGCCGGAACCAGGCGACGGCGACGGGGCCCTCCTCTGCGACGCCGACCTGTCCATCCTGGGCGGCGAACCGGACGAGTACGCCCGCTACGTCGCCGCCGTACGGAAGGACTACGCGCATATCGGCGACGCCGACTTCGCAGCCGGCCGGGCCGCCGTCGTGCGCCAGCTGCTGGAACTGGACCCGCTCTTCCACCACCGGCGGGCAAGGGACCTGTGGCTGGACGCGGCACACCGCAACCTGGAAAGCGAGCTGGCATGA